Genomic DNA from Thermus amyloliquefaciens:
CTCTCCATCCCCGACATCTTCCGCCACCTGGGGGAGGAGGCCTTCCGGCGCATGGAGAAGGAGGCGGTGCGGGAACTGGTGGCCAAGGACTTTCTGGTCCTCTCCTTGGGCGGGGGCACCTTCGTGGACCCGGAAAACCGGGCCATGCTCCTCGGGCGGGGCCCCGTGGTGGCCCTTTGGGCGAGCCCCGAGACCATCCTGGAGCGGGCCACCCGCAAACCAGGGCAAAGGCCCCTCCTACAGGTGGAAAACCCCCTGGAGCGCATAAGGACCCTCCTCGAGGCCCGCAGGCCCATCTACCAGGAGGCCCACATCCACGTCTCCACGGACGGCCGGAAGGTGGAGGAGGTGGTGGAGGAGATCGTGGAGAAGCTTTGGAGCCATGCAAAGGCTAAGCGTCCGTAAACCCTTTCCCTACCCCATCCGAATCGGAAAAGGGGTGCTGGCCGAGGTGAACCTGCCCGAGGGCCCCAAGGCCCTCCTCTACGACCGCAAGGTGGAGGGCTTCGCCCAGGAAGTGGCCGAGGCCCTAGGGGTACCCCACCGCCTGGGGCTGGAGGGGGGGGAGGGGGCCAAGACCCTGGAGGTCTACGGCCGGGTCCTTTCCTGGCTGGCACAACGGGGCCTCCCCCGGAACACCACCCTGCTGGTGGCAGGCGGGGGCACCCTCACCGACCTGGGGGGCTTCGTGGCCGCCACCTACCTCCGGGGCATCCCCTACCTTGCCTTCCCCACCACCACCCTGAGCGTGGTGGACGCCAGCGTGGGGGGCAAAACCGGCCTCAACCTCCCCGAGGGGAAGAACCTGGTGGGGGCTTTCCACTTCCCCCAAGGGGTGTATGCGGAGCTCAAGACCCTTGGCACCCTCCCGCCCTTCACCTTCAGGGAGGGCCTGGTGGAGGCCTTCAAGCACGGGCTGATCTCCGGGGACGAGGGGCTTTTGGAGGTGGAAGGCCTCACCCCGGAAAGCCCCAGGCTGGAGGCCTACCTGGCCCAGGCGGTGGGGGTGAAGATCGCCATCACCGAGCAAGACCCCTTGGAAAAGGGGGAAAGGCGCCTCCTCAAC
This window encodes:
- a CDS encoding 3-dehydroquinate synthase; its protein translation is MQRLSVRKPFPYPIRIGKGVLAEVNLPEGPKALLYDRKVEGFAQEVAEALGVPHRLGLEGGEGAKTLEVYGRVLSWLAQRGLPRNTTLLVAGGGTLTDLGGFVAATYLRGIPYLAFPTTTLSVVDASVGGKTGLNLPEGKNLVGAFHFPQGVYAELKTLGTLPPFTFREGLVEAFKHGLISGDEGLLEVEGLTPESPRLEAYLAQAVGVKIAITEQDPLEKGERRLLNLGHTLGHALEAYTRHALPHGAAVAYGLLYAALLGRALGGEDLVPLTLRLLRWLTPPPLPRLAWEDLLPYLARDKKKVSESLHWVVPLGLGRLVVQPLPEKTLKEAFASWREALEGLGLFGEG
- a CDS encoding shikimate kinase; protein product: MTRLEVPRPATFVSLTGFMGVGKSRIGWELARALMLHFIDLDRYIERRTGLSIPDIFRHLGEEAFRRMEKEAVRELVAKDFLVLSLGGGTFVDPENRAMLLGRGPVVALWASPETILERATRKPGQRPLLQVENPLERIRTLLEARRPIYQEAHIHVSTDGRKVEEVVEEIVEKLWSHAKAKRP